In Monodelphis domestica isolate mMonDom1 chromosome 3, mMonDom1.pri, whole genome shotgun sequence, the following proteins share a genomic window:
- the TPST2 gene encoding protein-tyrosine sulfotransferase 2 isoform X1, translating into MRLSARRLLLAAGLMLAFALATHVGQQMLMCQQLLALSRSHGMMRPEQEELVMVGANQVEYRYSKEMPLIFVGGVPRSGTTLMRAMLDAHPEVRCGEETRIIPRVLAMRQAWSRSGREKMRLDEAGVTDEVLDAAMQAFILEVIAKHGEPARVLCNKDPFTLKSSVYLSRLFPNSKFLLMVRDGRASVHSMITRKVTIAGFDLNSYRDCLTKWNKAIEVMYSQCMEVGRAKCLPVYYEQLVLHPRRTLQTIMKFLGIDWSEAVLHHEDLIGKPGGVSLSKIERSTDQVIKPVNLEALSKWTGHIPVDVLKDMAQIAPMLARLGYDPYANPPNYGTPDPIVINNTNRVMKGDFKTPANLKGHIQYLGSLLKKVKRRYFSDLFPHRLIVIFPQSSSGFIYMDRSQV; encoded by the exons ATGCGGCTGAGCGCTCGGCGGCTGCTCCTGGCGGCCGGCCTCATGCTGGCCTTCGCACTGGCCACCCACGTGGGGCAGCAGATGCTGATGTGCCAGCAGCTGCTGGCCTTGAGCCGCAGCCATGGCATGATGCGGCCCGAGCAGGAGGAGCTGGTGATGGTGGGCGCCAACCAGGTGGAGTACCGCTACAGCAAGGAGATGCCGCTGATCTTCGTCGGCGGGGTGCCCCGCAGCGGGACCACCCTGATGCGCGCCATGCTGGACGCTCACCCGGAGGTGCGCTGCGGCGAGGAGACCCGGATCATCCCCCGTGTGCTGGCCATGCGCCAGGCCTGGTCGCGCTCCGGGAGGGAGAAGATGCGCCTGGACGAAGCCGGGGTCACGGACGAAGTACTGGACGCGGCCATGCAGGCCTTCATCCTGGAGGTCATCGCCAAGCACGGCGAGCCGGCCCGCGTCCTCTGCAACAAGGACCCGTTCACTCTCAAATCCTCCGTCTATCTCTCCCGCCTCTTCCCCAACTCCAAGTTCCTGCTCATGGTGCGGGACGGGCGGGCGTCCGTGCACTCCATGATCACCCGCAAGGTGACCATCGCCGGCTTCGATCTCAACAGCTACCGGGACTGCCTGACCAAGTGGAACAAAGCCATCGAGGTCATGTACTCACAGTGCATGGAGGTGGGCAGGGCCAAGTGCTTGCCCGTCTACTACGAGCAGCTGGTGCTGCACCCCCGGCGCACCTTGCAGACCATCATGAAGTTCCTGGGCATCGACTGGAGCGAGGCCGTGCTGCACCATGAGGACCTCATCGGCAAGCCCGGCGGCGTCTCTCTGTCCAA GATAGAGAGATCAACCGACCAAGTCATCAAGCCTGTGAACTTGGAAGCTCTGTCCAAATGGACTGGCCACATTCCAGTAGATGTGCTAAAGGACATGGCTCAGATTGCCCCAATGCTGGCCAGGCTCGGCTATGATCCCTATGCAAACCCACCTAACTATGGCACTCCTGATCCCATTGTCATCAATAATACAAATCGG gTCATGAAAGGGGATTTTAAAACACCAGCGAACTTGAAAGGACATATACAG TATCTTGGATCTCTAttgaagaaagtgaaaagaaGATATTTCTCTGACCTATTTCCTCATCGCCTCATTGTAATTTTCCCACAGTCCTCGTCTGGGTTTATTTATATGGATAGGTCTCAAGTTTGA
- the TPST2 gene encoding protein-tyrosine sulfotransferase 2 isoform X2, with protein sequence MRLSARRLLLAAGLMLAFALATHVGQQMLMCQQLLALSRSHGMMRPEQEELVMVGANQVEYRYSKEMPLIFVGGVPRSGTTLMRAMLDAHPEVRCGEETRIIPRVLAMRQAWSRSGREKMRLDEAGVTDEVLDAAMQAFILEVIAKHGEPARVLCNKDPFTLKSSVYLSRLFPNSKFLLMVRDGRASVHSMITRKVTIAGFDLNSYRDCLTKWNKAIEVMYSQCMEVGRAKCLPVYYEQLVLHPRRTLQTIMKFLGIDWSEAVLHHEDLIGKPGGVSLSKIERSTDQVIKPVNLEALSKWTGHIPVDVLKDMAQIAPMLARLGYDPYANPPNYGTPDPIVINNTNRVMKGDFKTPANLKGHIQYLGSLLKKVKRRYFSDLFPHRLIVNANTTSSHSQSE encoded by the exons ATGCGGCTGAGCGCTCGGCGGCTGCTCCTGGCGGCCGGCCTCATGCTGGCCTTCGCACTGGCCACCCACGTGGGGCAGCAGATGCTGATGTGCCAGCAGCTGCTGGCCTTGAGCCGCAGCCATGGCATGATGCGGCCCGAGCAGGAGGAGCTGGTGATGGTGGGCGCCAACCAGGTGGAGTACCGCTACAGCAAGGAGATGCCGCTGATCTTCGTCGGCGGGGTGCCCCGCAGCGGGACCACCCTGATGCGCGCCATGCTGGACGCTCACCCGGAGGTGCGCTGCGGCGAGGAGACCCGGATCATCCCCCGTGTGCTGGCCATGCGCCAGGCCTGGTCGCGCTCCGGGAGGGAGAAGATGCGCCTGGACGAAGCCGGGGTCACGGACGAAGTACTGGACGCGGCCATGCAGGCCTTCATCCTGGAGGTCATCGCCAAGCACGGCGAGCCGGCCCGCGTCCTCTGCAACAAGGACCCGTTCACTCTCAAATCCTCCGTCTATCTCTCCCGCCTCTTCCCCAACTCCAAGTTCCTGCTCATGGTGCGGGACGGGCGGGCGTCCGTGCACTCCATGATCACCCGCAAGGTGACCATCGCCGGCTTCGATCTCAACAGCTACCGGGACTGCCTGACCAAGTGGAACAAAGCCATCGAGGTCATGTACTCACAGTGCATGGAGGTGGGCAGGGCCAAGTGCTTGCCCGTCTACTACGAGCAGCTGGTGCTGCACCCCCGGCGCACCTTGCAGACCATCATGAAGTTCCTGGGCATCGACTGGAGCGAGGCCGTGCTGCACCATGAGGACCTCATCGGCAAGCCCGGCGGCGTCTCTCTGTCCAA GATAGAGAGATCAACCGACCAAGTCATCAAGCCTGTGAACTTGGAAGCTCTGTCCAAATGGACTGGCCACATTCCAGTAGATGTGCTAAAGGACATGGCTCAGATTGCCCCAATGCTGGCCAGGCTCGGCTATGATCCCTATGCAAACCCACCTAACTATGGCACTCCTGATCCCATTGTCATCAATAATACAAATCGG gTCATGAAAGGGGATTTTAAAACACCAGCGAACTTGAAAGGACATATACAG TATCTTGGATCTCTAttgaagaaagtgaaaagaaGATATTTCTCTGACCTATTTCCTCATCGCCTCATT GTGAATGCGAACACCACCTCTTCTCACTCACAAAGCGAATGA
- the TPST2 gene encoding protein-tyrosine sulfotransferase 2 isoform X3 codes for MRLSARRLLLAAGLMLAFALATHVGQQMLMCQQLLALSRSHGMMRPEQEELVMVGANQVEYRYSKEMPLIFVGGVPRSGTTLMRAMLDAHPEVRCGEETRIIPRVLAMRQAWSRSGREKMRLDEAGVTDEVLDAAMQAFILEVIAKHGEPARVLCNKDPFTLKSSVYLSRLFPNSKFLLMVRDGRASVHSMITRKVTIAGFDLNSYRDCLTKWNKAIEVMYSQCMEVGRAKCLPVYYEQLVLHPRRTLQTIMKFLGIDWSEAVLHHEDLIGKPGGVSLSKIERSTDQVIKPVNLEALSKWTGHIPVDVLKDMAQIAPMLARLGYDPYANPPNYGTPDPIVINNTNRVMKGDFKTPANLKGHIQVNANTTSSHSQSE; via the exons ATGCGGCTGAGCGCTCGGCGGCTGCTCCTGGCGGCCGGCCTCATGCTGGCCTTCGCACTGGCCACCCACGTGGGGCAGCAGATGCTGATGTGCCAGCAGCTGCTGGCCTTGAGCCGCAGCCATGGCATGATGCGGCCCGAGCAGGAGGAGCTGGTGATGGTGGGCGCCAACCAGGTGGAGTACCGCTACAGCAAGGAGATGCCGCTGATCTTCGTCGGCGGGGTGCCCCGCAGCGGGACCACCCTGATGCGCGCCATGCTGGACGCTCACCCGGAGGTGCGCTGCGGCGAGGAGACCCGGATCATCCCCCGTGTGCTGGCCATGCGCCAGGCCTGGTCGCGCTCCGGGAGGGAGAAGATGCGCCTGGACGAAGCCGGGGTCACGGACGAAGTACTGGACGCGGCCATGCAGGCCTTCATCCTGGAGGTCATCGCCAAGCACGGCGAGCCGGCCCGCGTCCTCTGCAACAAGGACCCGTTCACTCTCAAATCCTCCGTCTATCTCTCCCGCCTCTTCCCCAACTCCAAGTTCCTGCTCATGGTGCGGGACGGGCGGGCGTCCGTGCACTCCATGATCACCCGCAAGGTGACCATCGCCGGCTTCGATCTCAACAGCTACCGGGACTGCCTGACCAAGTGGAACAAAGCCATCGAGGTCATGTACTCACAGTGCATGGAGGTGGGCAGGGCCAAGTGCTTGCCCGTCTACTACGAGCAGCTGGTGCTGCACCCCCGGCGCACCTTGCAGACCATCATGAAGTTCCTGGGCATCGACTGGAGCGAGGCCGTGCTGCACCATGAGGACCTCATCGGCAAGCCCGGCGGCGTCTCTCTGTCCAA GATAGAGAGATCAACCGACCAAGTCATCAAGCCTGTGAACTTGGAAGCTCTGTCCAAATGGACTGGCCACATTCCAGTAGATGTGCTAAAGGACATGGCTCAGATTGCCCCAATGCTGGCCAGGCTCGGCTATGATCCCTATGCAAACCCACCTAACTATGGCACTCCTGATCCCATTGTCATCAATAATACAAATCGG gTCATGAAAGGGGATTTTAAAACACCAGCGAACTTGAAAGGACATATACAG GTGAATGCGAACACCACCTCTTCTCACTCACAAAGCGAATGA